The following are from one region of the Stanieria cyanosphaera PCC 7437 genome:
- the folP gene encoding dihydropteroate synthase yields MNQLKPLQIREHRFNWGEKTYLMGILNVTPDSFSDGGQFNNLESALTQAQQMIAQGADLIDIGGQSTRPGAEEITLDQELNRVIPVIKQLRQITSIPISIDTTRAAVAQVAITAGADLVNDISGGTFDREMFATVAQLNVPIILMHLRGTPKTMQQLTDYQDLLGEMSRFLDNQIDKAIAAGISHTQIIIDPGIGFAKTYAQNIKILQNLSQFQTLNVPILVGVSRKSFIGHILNQKNPQARVWGTATACCAAIAQGADILRVHDVAEMYDVCRVADQIWRN; encoded by the coding sequence ATGAATCAACTAAAACCACTCCAAATCCGAGAACATCGCTTTAATTGGGGAGAAAAAACCTATTTGATGGGAATTCTTAATGTTACTCCCGATAGTTTTAGTGATGGAGGACAATTTAATAATTTAGAATCTGCGCTGACTCAAGCACAACAAATGATTGCCCAAGGCGCAGATCTGATTGATATTGGCGGTCAATCTACCCGTCCAGGTGCAGAAGAAATTACTTTAGATCAAGAATTAAATCGAGTTATTCCTGTTATTAAACAACTGCGTCAAATAACTTCTATTCCTATTTCCATTGACACTACCAGAGCAGCCGTAGCTCAAGTAGCCATTACAGCAGGCGCAGATCTGGTTAATGATATTTCTGGCGGTACTTTTGATCGAGAAATGTTTGCTACTGTAGCTCAGTTAAACGTTCCCATTATTTTGATGCATCTGCGGGGAACTCCTAAAACTATGCAGCAGTTAACCGATTATCAAGATTTACTCGGAGAAATGTCCAGGTTTCTTGACAATCAAATCGATAAAGCGATCGCAGCAGGAATATCTCATACTCAAATCATTATCGATCCTGGAATTGGTTTTGCCAAAACTTATGCTCAAAATATCAAAATATTACAAAACTTATCCCAATTTCAAACTTTAAATGTACCAATTTTAGTAGGAGTTTCTCGTAAAAGTTTTATTGGTCATATTCTTAACCAAAAAAATCCTCAAGCAAGAGTATGGGGAACTGCTACTGCTTGTTGTGCTGCCATTGCCCAAGGTGCAGATATTTTGAGGGTTCACGATGTAGCTGAAATGTACGATGTTTGTCGTGTTGCTGACCAAATTTGGCGGAATTAA
- the tatC gene encoding twin-arginine translocase subunit TatC: MSSTNLETPNTETDQDAYLDELPDEVEMSLFDHLEELRMRIFYALIAVAVGAIGCFIFVKPIVQLLEVPAQGVKFLQLAPGEFFFVSIKVAGYTGILVSSPFILYQIIQFVLPGLTRRERRLLGPVVFGSSILFFAGLGFAYIALIPAALNFFINYGGDVVEQAWSIDRYFEFVLLLMFSTGLAFQIPIIQLILGFLGIVSAKQMLAGWRLVVLGAVVMGAVLTPSTDPLTQSLLAGAVLGLYFSGIGLVKLIGK; this comes from the coding sequence ATGTCATCAACCAATCTAGAAACCCCCAACACAGAAACAGACCAAGACGCTTATTTAGATGAACTGCCTGATGAAGTAGAAATGTCTCTCTTCGATCATCTTGAAGAGTTAAGAATGCGCATTTTCTACGCTCTCATTGCGGTGGCAGTAGGCGCAATTGGCTGTTTTATTTTTGTTAAACCTATCGTTCAACTTTTAGAAGTTCCTGCTCAAGGAGTGAAATTTCTGCAACTAGCTCCAGGTGAATTCTTTTTTGTCTCGATTAAAGTTGCTGGTTACACTGGTATCCTCGTCTCAAGTCCTTTTATTCTTTATCAGATTATTCAATTTGTTTTACCAGGTTTGACTCGTCGCGAACGTCGTTTACTTGGTCCTGTGGTTTTTGGTTCAAGTATCCTCTTTTTTGCGGGATTGGGTTTTGCTTATATCGCTTTAATTCCTGCTGCACTGAACTTTTTCATCAATTATGGCGGGGATGTGGTCGAACAAGCTTGGTCAATTGACCGCTATTTTGAATTCGTTTTGTTATTGATGTTTAGTACTGGTTTAGCCTTTCAAATTCCTATTATTCAATTAATTTTAGGATTTTTAGGCATTGTTTCTGCCAAACAGATGCTGGCTGGCTGGCGTTTGGTAGTTTTAGGTGCAGTGGTAATGGGAGCAGTTTTGACTCCTTCTACAGATCCACTAACCCAGTCTCTTTTAGCTGGCGCAGTTTTAGGGCTTTATTTTAGTGGCATTGGTTTGGTGAAATTAATTGGCAAATAA
- a CDS encoding MBL fold metallo-hydrolase yields the protein MPENPREITLSTTTTVKTPRSVLPGVFAFSPNRDTLGATAYFIVDKTGNILLDCPTWNEINQEFILTHGGVSWLVISHRGGIGKGVGQIQQALNCEVIIQEQEAYLLPEIKIQSFATNLNLSPSFELIWTPGHSPGSTCLYWQENQGVLFSGRHLLPDATGAIVPLRTAKTFHWWRQLKSIQTLRDRFSSDNLNYICPGANTGFLRGKGFVDHAYQRLTELDLVALKSVTTWDNT from the coding sequence ATGCCCGAAAATCCTAGAGAAATTACTTTATCTACTACAACCACTGTTAAAACTCCCCGCTCTGTTTTGCCAGGAGTATTTGCTTTTTCACCTAATCGGGATACTTTAGGAGCTACTGCCTATTTTATTGTAGATAAAACTGGCAATATTCTCTTGGATTGTCCCACTTGGAACGAAATCAATCAAGAGTTTATTTTAACGCATGGTGGAGTTAGCTGGCTGGTTATCTCTCACAGAGGAGGCATTGGCAAAGGAGTTGGTCAAATCCAACAGGCATTAAATTGTGAAGTAATAATTCAAGAACAAGAGGCTTATTTATTACCAGAAATTAAAATTCAGTCTTTTGCCACAAATCTCAATTTAAGTCCTAGCTTTGAGTTAATTTGGACTCCTGGACATTCTCCTGGTTCAACTTGTCTTTATTGGCAAGAAAATCAGGGAGTATTGTTTTCTGGAAGACATTTATTACCAGATGCAACTGGAGCAATTGTACCTCTACGTACAGCTAAAACCTTTCATTGGTGGAGACAGTTAAAAAGTATCCAAACCTTACGCGATCGCTTTTCTTCAGATAATCTTAATTATATCTGTCCTGGTGCTAATACGGGATTTTTGCGAGGCAAAGGTTTCGTAGATCATGCTTATCAGCGTTTAACTGAATTGGATTTAGTAGCTTTAAAATCTGTAACAACTTGGGATAACACTTAA